One bacterium genomic window, TCCGGCGGCTGCTCGTGCGGCGACGACGATGACGACGACACGTCCGCGGATGACGACGACACCGCCGCCGACGACGACGACGACACGGGCGGTGACGACGATGACGCCAAAAATCACAACGACGATCACGTGAAGGGAGACGACGACGATGACGATGACGTTAACGATTCTGATGACGATGATGACGATGATGACGATGACGACGACGATGGCAGCGGCGAAGGCAACGGCGCGGGCTGGATCGATCTGACGATCGACCCGAACACCTTCAACCTGCTCGAGCTTCAGAACAACACAAGCATCGTGCTGGCCGACCAGCTCATTCCGATCGGTCGCTACAACCAGATGCGTTTCGTGCTGGATTGCAGCGAGGGCAACGCGCCGACGATCGTCGTCGACGGCGTGGAGCACGACCTGAAAGTGCCGAGCGGTTGCCAGTCGGGCATCAAGCTCAAGCACGACTGGGTCGTGGACCCGGACGTTCACAAGACGCTCGTCCTGGACTTTGACGTACGCAAGTCGGTCCACGAAACCGGCAACGGCGAATACACGATGAAGCCGGTCATCCGCCTGCTCGACGGCGAGGCGGTGGCGGTGATCGCCGGCGAGGTGACCAACGCCGGCACACCGGGCGCGGTGTACGCCTTCGACGATGGCGCGTTCGCCGGCGGCAATTGGGATGACGCGGATAACTCGGCGATCCCGCGCGATGACGGCACGTTCGCCATCGCCGCGGTCGAGACCGGCGTCTACGACGTGGTCTTCGCGTTCGAGGACTACGAGGTCTTTATCGTGGAGGACATTGCCGCGGCCGCGAGCGAAACCACGACGCTCGATCCCGTGACACTTACGCCCGAAGCCCGTTAGACGCGCGAATTTAACGGCACAACGCGAACGCGGCGGGGCTTTCCCCGCCGCGTTTTTTATGGGAGGCGCGCGCGGCGGCCCGGGCGAAATCGGCCTGCCCGCCTTGCGTTTTCGGGGGACGGGCGTTAGAACAACGGGGCTTTTTCAGGATTCGGGCACGGTGCACGAGGCGTCGTGCGATCGGGGCCAAAGGCCCGTGGGAGTTCCATGCGCCGTGTGACGACCGAGGCCAAGGTCGGCATTTTTTTTGTCGTCGTGTTCGTGCTGATCGCATGGATTTCGACGCGCCTTGGCGACTACGGCTTCAACACCGAATACCAGAAAAAGCTTTCCGCCGTCTTCGACACCGCCGCGGGCCTCTCCGACGGGGCGAATGTCAACCTCGCCGGCATTCGCATCGGCAAGGTGGACCACAAGGAGCTTGAAGGCGCGCGCGCCCGGGTCGTCATTCGCGTGCGCAAAGACTCGCGGATTCCCGTCGATTCGCGCGTCGTCATCCTGGCGCAGGGGTTCCTCGGGCAGCGCTACGTGGAGATCGTCCCCGGCCGCGCGGACGAGATCATGCAGGAAGGCGACGAGTTCAAATACGTCGAGGAGACCTCCGACGTCGCCATGCTGACCAACGACCTCTCCGACATCGCCCAGGACATCAAGGCGGTGACCGGCACCATGCGCAACGTGTTCGGCACGGAGCAGGGCGAGGATGATCTGCGCGACGCGCTCTCGGCGCTGTCGACCATCACCGTCACGCTTGCCGACACGCTCGAGGTGAATCAGCGGAACATGGACCGCGTGATGGAAAACATGGCCGCGTTCACTGCCGACATGGCCTACCTGTCGCAGAAAAACCGCGAGGACCTTTCCCGCGCGATGTCCGCGCTGCCCGCCATCGCGGAAAATTTGCGCGACATCAGCGGCAATATGTCGACGCTTCTGGCCGACAACCGCGAAGATCTGAACCGCACGCTCGAAAATCTCGGCGTGGTGACCGAAAATCTCGGCCGCAGCCTCGAGGCGGTCGCGAGCATCGCCGAGAAGATCGACTCCGGCGAGGGCACGCTTGGCAAACTCGTCAACGAGGATTCGACGGTCGAAAACATCAACGAGGCCATCGAGAACCTGAACGAATATCTCGGACGGGTGCGTACATTGCAGGTGGAGGTGGCGTATCGCGGCGAGTATCACCTGCCGCAACAGTCGCTAAAAAGCTACGTGAACCTAAACATCCGTCCGCGCTTCGACAAGATCTACATGCTGAGCATCGTCGACGCGCCCAACGGACGAACGAGCTACTCGCGCACTGTCACGGAGACGACGACGAACGAGGGCCTGGCCGACGAGGACACGACACGCAAGGTCGAACACAAGGCGGTGACGACAAGCCAGCTTCTCATTTCCGCGCAGATCGCCAAGCGCTGGCACGATGTCGTGCTTCGCGCGGGCATCCTCGAATCCTCCGGCGGCGGCGGCGCGGACCTGTTTCTGTTCGGCGACCACCTCTCGCTTTCGTTCGAGGCGTTCGATTTCGCGCCGGGCAATAACGCGCACCTGAAGACTTACGCCAACGCCTACTTCCTGGACCACTTCTTCATCACGGCCGGCGTGGACGATTTCATCAACCGGTACGACGATCCGCGTTTCTTCTTTGGCGCGGGCATCTACTTCACCGACCAGGACATCACGACGCTCGCGACGCGCGTGCCGACCGGCGCCGTGCCCTGATGGATTGAAGATCGAAGATTGAGGATTGGACCCGCGCCTAACGCCGAGGACGGGCGTCGGCGAAATCGCGCTCGTCGAACCGGCCGGCGCGTTCCAATCCGGCGATTTGAACAGCGGCCTGGGTCCCGGCGAAGCGATGCCGCGCGATTCCATTCTTCAATCTTCAATCTTCGATTTTCAATTTCCGATCTTCAGCCCACGAGCTTGTTTCGGATCAGCCAGTCCGCAAGATTCTCCGCGTACCATTTCAGCACGCGCGCGGGCGGGTGGATGTCGCGATACGAATCCGTGCGTCCGCCGGCGTCCAGCTTGAAGACCGGCAGACGCAAGCCCTCCAGATACGGATCGAACGGACCCGAATCGACCGCCGGCGTCAAGAACACTGCCACCTTCGCCGACGCGCGCGCCCGACCGACGAACTCGCGGAACATTCGGATATTGTCGATCTCCGCGGCGCGCTGGTTGTGGTACACCAGCAACGCCCCCGTGATTCGCGACAGCGCCAGCGCGCGGTACACGGCGCTGAAGCGCGCCAGAACGCCTCCGGCGCCCGCCGGCAGCCGGCCGGCCGCCTCGAGCATCGGCGTCGTGAAGATCATGTTTCGCCACAGCCAGGGATCGCGCCGGAAATACGGCTCCACGTCCGTGCCGATCAGAAACGGCCGGACACCGCCGTTCGTCAGGGACACAATGACGACATCCGGCGATACGCTCGCCATTGCCGCGTCGCCGAGGCGGGCCATCTGGCACGGCACGTAGGCATTCACACCGAAGTTATGGACTTCGACCGTTTTTGACAGCCGCGCGTTCAGCTCCGATTCCAGGCGCGCGGGCCAGGTCTGATGATCGCTGACGTGAAAGCCGAACGTGTTCGATCCGCCAAGACAAACGACGCGCGTGACGGACTCGCCTTCCGCCGCGCGCGGTGCGTCCGGTGCGCGGCGGGCGCCGTTTTCGTCGATGTGCACGTCGTAAGCCGCGGCGCGCTTGATCGCGCGCGGCGCCAGGCGATACAGCAACCACGGATCGGGATCGGCTCGCATCACCTCCGTGTCCTGGCTCTGATAGTAAAGAATACGCGCCGCGCGCCGCGTATCGACACCGAGCGCCCGCACCGCCGTTTCGGCGATCGCCAGCGCGAGAACGAGCCCGATCGCAATGCCGCCGGCGATAAACGCCGCGCGGCGCACGCGCGCATCGCGTTCGGCCTGCGTGCTGATGGTCATTCGCGCGTCATTCCTGTTTCGCGCCGCTTGGCGTCGCGTCCGGCCGCGGTGCGGGCGATTCCAGCTCGTTGCCGCCGGCGAGCGGCACGAGGCGTCTTTCGATCAACCAGTCGGCGATAACCTTACCGTACCACCGGTACACGCGGGAGGGCGGGTGCATCTCCCGAAACTCCGGGTCCATTCCCTTGGCGTTCATGATGAGAATCGGCACGTCGACGCCTTGCCAATATTGTCGGTAGTCACCTTCCCACGCGATCGGGGGAACGATGACGGCGGCGCGCCCGCGATGCGCCGCGAGAAACCGCCTCGAGTCCTCGGCGTTCCGGATCTCCGCGCCGTCGTTCCCCGGCGCCACCAAGGTGTTTTTCGGATACATCGCGTAGAGAAACTGGCGATACAACGCGGATTTCTCGACGGCGCGGCGCCGCCACGATTCCGGCAGAATCGAGGGAAACGGCACGAGCACGGTGTTGATCGCGAGATCCCACCACAGCCACGGATCGCGCGCGAATCGCGTTTCGATATCGTCGCCGCCCAAGACGGCGCGCGGACCGATGTTGGTGATCGAATACAGGAAGAGATCGGGTGAAAGCGACGCGTCGAGCTCCTCGCCAAGTCTCGCCGTTTGCGTTCCGACGTAACCCGACATTCCGAAGTTGAACACTTCGACCGGCACGGCCGTGCGGCCTTCGAGCGACTCGGCAAGACGCGCCGGCCACGCCTGGTCGTCGTTGACTTCCGCGCCGTGCGTATTCGAGCCGCCAAGACACACGATACGAAACGCGTCCGGGTGTGGCGTGCGCTCGGGCCCGCGAGCGCCGAGCGCGTTGACGTGAATGGAATACGCGCCCTCGACGCGATCCGGTGGCGCGCCGGGGCCGAGTAAGGGGTTAAAGACCGGCCGGCCCGCGAATGTGAAGCGTCCACCCGGCTTCATGCGGTAGAGAATCCACGGATCGGCATCCGGCACGTAGGCGGATAGATCGGCGCCCTGCGTGTACATGATGCGTTCCGCGAACCGGAAATCGGATTTCGTCGCGCGCACGATAAACTCGCCGAGCGCAACGGCAGCGAGGGAAGCGAGCCCGATCGCGACGGCCCTGAAGGCGACGTTCCGGCCTCGCGGGCGCGGCGTGCGGCGGCGGTGGCGATACGAATGCGCTTGCCGATCAAGGAAGCGGCGCATGTCGCCAACAAGGAATCGCCCGCGCCGCCATCCGCGAGCCGGCAAATCGAAAGGGACGCGAAGCCCCTGACGAACGCGCGCGACACGGCGCAACAGTTCGCGGATCATGAGACGGTACCGTTCTGGATCGTCGACGCGCGGCGCCGCAAACGATTCGCCTCGCGCCTAGCGGCGCAGGAGGGACACACGTCGCGTTAACCCCGGGGTCA contains:
- a CDS encoding MlaD family protein, with protein sequence MRRVTTEAKVGIFFVVVFVLIAWISTRLGDYGFNTEYQKKLSAVFDTAAGLSDGANVNLAGIRIGKVDHKELEGARARVVIRVRKDSRIPVDSRVVILAQGFLGQRYVEIVPGRADEIMQEGDEFKYVEETSDVAMLTNDLSDIAQDIKAVTGTMRNVFGTEQGEDDLRDALSALSTITVTLADTLEVNQRNMDRVMENMAAFTADMAYLSQKNREDLSRAMSALPAIAENLRDISGNMSTLLADNREDLNRTLENLGVVTENLGRSLEAVASIAEKIDSGEGTLGKLVNEDSTVENINEAIENLNEYLGRVRTLQVEVAYRGEYHLPQQSLKSYVNLNIRPRFDKIYMLSIVDAPNGRTSYSRTVTETTTNEGLADEDTTRKVEHKAVTTSQLLISAQIAKRWHDVVLRAGILESSGGGGADLFLFGDHLSLSFEAFDFAPGNNAHLKTYANAYFLDHFFITAGVDDFINRYDDPRFFFGAGIYFTDQDITTLATRVPTGAVP
- a CDS encoding DUF4382 domain-containing protein, translating into SGGCSCGDDDDDDTSADDDDTAADDDDDTGGDDDDAKNHNDDHVKGDDDDDDDVNDSDDDDDDDDDDDDDGSGEGNGAGWIDLTIDPNTFNLLELQNNTSIVLADQLIPIGRYNQMRFVLDCSEGNAPTIVVDGVEHDLKVPSGCQSGIKLKHDWVVDPDVHKTLVLDFDVRKSVHETGNGEYTMKPVIRLLDGEAVAVIAGEVTNAGTPGAVYAFDDGAFAGGNWDDADNSAIPRDDGTFAIAAVETGVYDVVFAFEDYEVFIVEDIAAAASETTTLDPVTLTPEAR